A window from Bradysia coprophila strain Holo2 chromosome X unlocalized genomic scaffold, BU_Bcop_v1 contig_20, whole genome shotgun sequence encodes these proteins:
- the LOC119068756 gene encoding uncharacterized protein LOC119068756, with the protein MDLQNASELMEPSFEQFNILLRNSNSNLGLIAVDTNSSQVHQLVSTNSFELNTGTSISENSDSGLAHTNSSISSGDSIRIGLCKFEFELAESDGEVSQFDSLDNCSDGGMSAENFNTLKKGPLAPIDPPPEFQDSPQTTLLRSPALQTYALKLSKNLITTALKLFSSDNEKKKSKTVRVKSVNNTSHRHDCIARPYARPYELYASDSGLNIHPTIDNIYDIPNADSEESIECAKLDTNSARPYQQKHKDFSSQKGILSRACEIYDYDVYYNGKAKASNQVDTFHRRKTPVLYSPLHYHPGSSLSNANRPNSRNSLNSRLSSSHNSLTVPTTNKADDSIFITQAMSHDALISDFYNVPIDSDIYALPIDVIKPELREQRSNGYKNLRGKLKYVRNNKKRRKPNSNDGLTSEKCGNRSKTNSKCSDKRHSVPENTIEPMHMTLDEVKRFYHSLYSSSSDSSDAATKKCAIHNKKNVKNNNIAKTVDKHFVHQNNNNNNNTLTAVNKATKVPINLKTKKISTKGDCGGAGQKYGSNSTGKKSQFSINLNLKQKFCSIFRFRKPHSNGGQQSDYNEYDASRLTTDVSCTDINGKQDKRVKFLTRALPPLPGKGQSNETEQDEHKEEKRAEENTMDFAANIEKVKEYGWYWGPISSESAEKILSNEPDGSFIVRDSSDDHYIFSLTFKLNNTVRHVRIEQDQGTFSFGSCAKFKSHTIMEFIENAVESSRSGRYLFFFHRRPEHGPMRVQLTNPVSRFKHIQSLQHMCRFVIRKAVVRKDLIQTLPLPRRLLDYISYKNCYSEQVECDSSPSPTSDNEIKS; encoded by the exons atggatTTGCAAAATGCCTCTGAATTAATGGAGCCCAGTTTCGAACAATTTAACATCTTGCTGAGAAATTCCAATTCCAATCTTGGCCTCATCGCTGTTGATACCAATTCGTCACAAGTCCATCAACTAGTCAGCACCAACAGTTTCGAACTAAACACTGGCACATCAATTAGCGAAAATTCCGATTCCGGACTGGCTCACACGAATAGTTCCATTTCAAGTGGTGACTCGATTCGAATTGGTCTGTGCAAATTTGAGTTTGAG CTGGCCGAAAGTGATGGCGAAGTGTCTCAGTTTGATTCATTGGACAATTGTTCCGATGGTGGAATGAGTGCGGAAAATTTTAACACATTGAAAAAGGGTCCTCTAGCACCCATTGATCCACCGCCTGAATTTCAG GATTCACCACAAACGACACTGTTGCGCTCACCGGCCCTACAGACGTATGCCCTAAAACTGTCGAAAAACCTCATAACCACCGCACTGAAGCTATTTTCCTCCgataacgaaaagaaaaaatcgaaaaccgtTCGAGTAAAATCAGTGAACAACACCAGTCACCGTCATGACTGCATTGCCCGACCGTATGCGCGACCTTATGAATTGTATGCTAGTGATTCCGGACTGAATATTCATCCAACCATCGATAACATTTACGATATTCCGAATGCCGATTCGGAGGAGTCAATCGAATGCGCCAAATTGGACACGAATTCAGCCCGGCCTTATCAACAGAAACACAAAGACTTCAGCAGCCAGAAGGGCATATTGTCACGTGCATGCGAGATCTACGACtacgatgtgtattataatggaAAGGCAAAAGCCAGTAATCAGGTGGATACGTTTCATCGGCGCAAGACGCCCGTATTGTACAGTCCGTTACATTACCATCCGGGTAGTAGTTTATCGAATGCAAATAGGCCAAACTCAAGGAATTCACTTAATAGTCGACTGTCTAGCTCACACAATTCACTCACCGTACCAACAACAAACAAAGCCGACGATTCAATATTCATCACACAAGCAATGTCGCATGACGCTTTGATATCGGACTTTTACAATGTTCCGATTGACTCGGATATCTACGCTCTGCCCATTGATGTTATTAAGCCGGAGCTTCGGGAACAACGATCAAATGGCTACAAAAACCTGCGTGGAAAATTAAAGTACGTGCGGAACAATAAGAAACGAAGGAAACCCAATTCGAATGACGGCCTAACCAGTGAAAAATGTGGCAATCGATCCAAAACGAACAGCAAATGTAGTGATAAACGACACAGCGTTCCTGAAAATACAATCGAACCAATGCACATGACATTGGATGAAGTGAAACGTTTCTATCACAGTCTGTATTCCAGTTCCAGTGATTCCAGTGATGCGGCGACGAAAAAATGTGCAATACACAACAAGAAGAATGTGAAGAACAACAACATCGCCAAAACAGTGGATAAGCATTTCGTGCACCagaacaataacaacaacaacaacacgcTGACGGCCGTCAACAAGGCGACTAAAGTACCGATCAATTTGAagaccaaaaaaatatcaacCAAAGGTGATTGCGGCGGGGCAGGTCAAAAATATGGATCAAACAGCACCGGAAAGAAGTCCCAATTTTCgatcaatttaaatttgaagcaAAAGTTCTGCAGcatttttcgatttcgaaAGCCGCATTCGAATGGTGGTCAACAGAGTGACTATAACGAATACGATGCTAGTCGATTGACAACAGACGTTAGTTGTACCGATATAAATGGGAAGCAAGATAAGCGGGTCAAGTTTTTAACACGGGCATTGCCGCCGTTACCGGGAAAGG GACAATCCAATGAGACTGAGCAAGATGAACACAAGGAAGAGAAACGGGCCGAAGAAAATACGATGGACTTTGCAGCGAACATTGAGAAAGTCAAAGAG TATGGCTGGTACTGGGGTCCAATTTCCAGTGAATCTGCTGAAAAAATTCTATCCAACGAACCGGACGGTAGTTTCATTGTTCGAGATAGTTCGGATGATCACTACATATTCTCGTTAACATTTAAACTGAATAACACTGTGCGACACGTCCGCATCGAACAAGATCAAG GAACATTTTCGTTCGGATCATGTGCTAAATTCAAATCGCATACAATCatggaatttattgaaaatgctgtGGAGAGTTCGAGGAGTGGAAG ataTTTGTTCTTCTTCCATCGACGACCGGAGCACGGACCGATGAGAGTGCAGCTTACGAATCCAGTTTCCAGATTCAAGCATATACAAAGCTTACAACACATGTGCAG GTTCGTCATTCGTAAAGCAGTCGTTCGGAAAGATTTAATTCAAACTCTTCCATTGCCGCGAAGATTACTCGATTACATCAGTTACAAGAATTGCTATTCGGAACAGGTGGAATGTGATAGTTCACCATCACCG ACATCAGACAATGAAATTAAATCGTGA